The Perca flavescens isolate YP-PL-M2 chromosome 23, PFLA_1.0, whole genome shotgun sequence genome has a window encoding:
- the prkcq gene encoding protein kinase C theta type isoform X2, giving the protein MSPFLRIGFSSFEMDPGLAYHQEVLNTYCAVYMKEAIDTEKGQVHKQKKPTMYPPWSTTFDAHVHRGRIMHVMVKDRTAELKSEATVALDSLATRCKKENGKLEIWLELKPQGRLLMEARYYLEKSDAAGHTEGDPESEPEREGLFALHQRRGAIKQAKVHVVKCHEFSATFFPQPTFCSVCKEFVWGLNKQGYQCRQCNAAIHKKCIDKVIAKCTGSAINSKETMIHKERFKIDMPHRFKVYNYKSPTFCEHCGTLLWGLAKQGLKCEECSMNVHHKCQKKVANLCGVNQKLMAEALAMIESKQQARSTRESEIIGREGPVGVGQPGVVRTPSGLVTAVPATATPANKDYQGVSWDGPTDVGRSITEALTEEAPREEPLYAVPRKEHQPKFTVDDFVLHKMLGKGSFGKVFLAELKKSGHFYAVKALKKDVVLMDDDVECTMVERRVLSLAWENPFLTHLHCTFQTKENLFFVMEYLNGGDLMFHIQNCHKFDLHRATFYAAEIICGLQFLHSKGIIYRDLKLDNVLLDSEGHIKIADFGMCKENMQDESRTSTFCGTPDYIAPEILLGQKYNSSVDWWSFGVLLYEMLIGQSPFHGRDEEELFQSIRTDNPVYPRWLTKDAKNILIELFVREPEERLGVKGNIRQHNFFSSTDWTSLEQRKVAPPFTPILTSPSDCSNFDKEFINEKPRLSCADRTLINSVDQTMFRNFSFVNSGMARNAAR; this is encoded by the exons AAAAGGGCCAAGTGCACAAGCAGAAGAAACCCACCATGTACCCGCCATGGAGCACCACGTTTGATGCCCACGTCCACCGTGGTCGCATCATGCACGTGATGGTGAAGGACCGCACGGCAGAGCTCAAGTCTGAGGCCACGGTGGCTCTGGACTCACTGGCAACGCGATGCAAGAAGGAGAATGGCAAGCTGGAGATCTGG CTGGAGCTGAAGCCACAGGGCCGCCTGCTGATGGAGGCCAGATACTATCTGGAGAAGAGTG ATGCTGCAGGTCATACTGAGGGAGACCCAGAGTCCGAACCAGAGAGGGAGGGTCTGTTCGCCCTCCATCAGCGGCGAGGGGCCATCAAACAGGCTAAAGTTCACGTTGTCAAATGTCACGAGTTCAGCGCCACGTTCTTCCCTCAACCGACCTTCTGCTCCGTCTGCAAAGAGTTTGTCTG GGGTCTTAACAAGCAGGGTTACCAGTGCAGAC AGTGCAACGCAGCCATTCACAAAAAATGCATAGACAAAGTAATCGCTAAATGCACGGGTTCAGCCATTAACAGCAAAGAAACAATG ATCCACAAGGAGCGCTTCAAGATCGACATGCCCCACAGGTTTAAGGTCTACAACTACAAAAGTCCCACTTTCTGTGAACACTGCGGTACTCTGCTGTGGGGGCTCGCCAAGCAGGGGCTCAAATGTGAGG AATGTAGCATGAACGTCCATCATAAATGCCAGAAGAAAGTAGCCAACCTCTGTGGGGTCAACCAAAAACTGATGGCTGAAGCTCTGGCCATGATCGAGAGTAAACAGCAG GCCAGAAGCACCAGAGAAAGTGAAATCATTGGTCGAGAAGGTCCAGTAGGTGTTGGCCAGCCGGGCGTGGTCCGAACTCCGTCTGGGTTAGTAACGGCTGTACCAGCCACAGCTACACCTGCAAACAAAG ACTATCAGGGTGTGTCGTGGGATGGACCGACTGACGTCGGCAGGTCGATTACTGAGGCGCTGACAGAAGAGGCGCCGAGAGAAGAGCCTCTGTACGCTGTTCCCAGGAAGGAGCACCAACCCAAATTCACCGTTGATGACTTCGTCCTGCACAAGATGCTCGGGAAAGGCAGCTTCGGCAAG GTGTTTTTGGCCGAGCTGAAAAAAAGCGGGCACTTTTACGCAGTGAAGGCTCTAAAAAAGGACGTGGTGCTGATGGACGATGATGTCGAGTGCACCATGGTGGAGAGGAGGGTCCTCTCTCTTGCCTGGGAAAACCCTTTCCTCACGCACCTTCACTGCACCTTCCAGACCAAG GAGAACCTGTTCTTCGTGATGGAGTATCTGAATGGAGGGGATCTCATGTTCCACATCCAGAACTGCCACAAGTTTGACTTGCACAGAGCCAC CTTCTATGCAGCTGAGATCATCTGTGGGCTCCAGTTCCTGCACTCTAAAGGAATCATTTACAG GGATCTGAAGCTGGATAATGTGCTGCTGGACTCTGAGGGTCACATCAAGATAGCGGACTTTGGCATGTGTAAGGAGAACATGCAGGACGAGTCACGCACCTCCACCTTCTGTGGGACACCCGACTACATCGCTCCAGAG ATCCTGCTGGGTCAGAAGTACAACAGCTCAGTGGACTGGTGGTCGTTTGGAGTGCTGCTGTACGAGATGCTGATCGGTCAGTCTCCGTTCCACGGCCGCGATGAAGAGGAGCTGTTTCAATCCATACGAACTGACAACCCCGTTTATCCCCGCTGGCTCACCAAAGACGCCAAGAACATTCTGATTGAG CTGTTCGTGAGGGAGCCCGAGGAGCGCCTGGGAGTGAAGGGAAACATCAGACAGCACAATTTCTTCAGCAGCACTGACTGGACCTCCCTGGAACAACGGAAGGTGGCGCCGCCCTTCACGCCAATATTA ACGTCGCCCAGTGACTGCAGTAACTTTGACAAAGAGTTTATCAACGAGAAGCCCCGGCTCTCGTGTGCCGACCGGACGCTCATCAACAGCGTTGACCAGACGATGTTCAGAAACTTCTCCTTTGTCAACTCGGGGATGGCTCGCAACGCAGCACGCTGA
- the prkcq gene encoding protein kinase C theta type isoform X1: MSPFLRIGFSSFEMDPGLAYHQEVLNTYCAVYMKEAIDTEKGQVHKQKKPTMYPPWSTTFDAHVHRGRIMHVMVKDRTAELKSEATVALDSLATRCKKENGKLEIWLELKPQGRLLMEARYYLEKSDAAGHTEGDPESEPEREGLFALHQRRGAIKQAKVHVVKCHEFSATFFPQPTFCSVCKEFVWGLNKQGYQCRQCNAAIHKKCIDKVIAKCTGSAINSKETMIHKERFKIDMPHRFKVYNYKSPTFCEHCGTLLWGLAKQGLKCEECSMNVHHKCQKKVANLCGVNQKLMAEALAMIESKQQADAGPTFCQARSTRESEIIGREGPVGVGQPGVVRTPSGLVTAVPATATPANKDYQGVSWDGPTDVGRSITEALTEEAPREEPLYAVPRKEHQPKFTVDDFVLHKMLGKGSFGKVFLAELKKSGHFYAVKALKKDVVLMDDDVECTMVERRVLSLAWENPFLTHLHCTFQTKENLFFVMEYLNGGDLMFHIQNCHKFDLHRATFYAAEIICGLQFLHSKGIIYRDLKLDNVLLDSEGHIKIADFGMCKENMQDESRTSTFCGTPDYIAPEILLGQKYNSSVDWWSFGVLLYEMLIGQSPFHGRDEEELFQSIRTDNPVYPRWLTKDAKNILIELFVREPEERLGVKGNIRQHNFFSSTDWTSLEQRKVAPPFTPILTSPSDCSNFDKEFINEKPRLSCADRTLINSVDQTMFRNFSFVNSGMARNAAR; encoded by the exons AAAAGGGCCAAGTGCACAAGCAGAAGAAACCCACCATGTACCCGCCATGGAGCACCACGTTTGATGCCCACGTCCACCGTGGTCGCATCATGCACGTGATGGTGAAGGACCGCACGGCAGAGCTCAAGTCTGAGGCCACGGTGGCTCTGGACTCACTGGCAACGCGATGCAAGAAGGAGAATGGCAAGCTGGAGATCTGG CTGGAGCTGAAGCCACAGGGCCGCCTGCTGATGGAGGCCAGATACTATCTGGAGAAGAGTG ATGCTGCAGGTCATACTGAGGGAGACCCAGAGTCCGAACCAGAGAGGGAGGGTCTGTTCGCCCTCCATCAGCGGCGAGGGGCCATCAAACAGGCTAAAGTTCACGTTGTCAAATGTCACGAGTTCAGCGCCACGTTCTTCCCTCAACCGACCTTCTGCTCCGTCTGCAAAGAGTTTGTCTG GGGTCTTAACAAGCAGGGTTACCAGTGCAGAC AGTGCAACGCAGCCATTCACAAAAAATGCATAGACAAAGTAATCGCTAAATGCACGGGTTCAGCCATTAACAGCAAAGAAACAATG ATCCACAAGGAGCGCTTCAAGATCGACATGCCCCACAGGTTTAAGGTCTACAACTACAAAAGTCCCACTTTCTGTGAACACTGCGGTACTCTGCTGTGGGGGCTCGCCAAGCAGGGGCTCAAATGTGAGG AATGTAGCATGAACGTCCATCATAAATGCCAGAAGAAAGTAGCCAACCTCTGTGGGGTCAACCAAAAACTGATGGCTGAAGCTCTGGCCATGATCGAGAGTAAACAGCAG GCCGATGCTGGTCCTACCTTTTGTCAGGCCAGAAGCACCAGAGAAAGTGAAATCATTGGTCGAGAAGGTCCAGTAGGTGTTGGCCAGCCGGGCGTGGTCCGAACTCCGTCTGGGTTAGTAACGGCTGTACCAGCCACAGCTACACCTGCAAACAAAG ACTATCAGGGTGTGTCGTGGGATGGACCGACTGACGTCGGCAGGTCGATTACTGAGGCGCTGACAGAAGAGGCGCCGAGAGAAGAGCCTCTGTACGCTGTTCCCAGGAAGGAGCACCAACCCAAATTCACCGTTGATGACTTCGTCCTGCACAAGATGCTCGGGAAAGGCAGCTTCGGCAAG GTGTTTTTGGCCGAGCTGAAAAAAAGCGGGCACTTTTACGCAGTGAAGGCTCTAAAAAAGGACGTGGTGCTGATGGACGATGATGTCGAGTGCACCATGGTGGAGAGGAGGGTCCTCTCTCTTGCCTGGGAAAACCCTTTCCTCACGCACCTTCACTGCACCTTCCAGACCAAG GAGAACCTGTTCTTCGTGATGGAGTATCTGAATGGAGGGGATCTCATGTTCCACATCCAGAACTGCCACAAGTTTGACTTGCACAGAGCCAC CTTCTATGCAGCTGAGATCATCTGTGGGCTCCAGTTCCTGCACTCTAAAGGAATCATTTACAG GGATCTGAAGCTGGATAATGTGCTGCTGGACTCTGAGGGTCACATCAAGATAGCGGACTTTGGCATGTGTAAGGAGAACATGCAGGACGAGTCACGCACCTCCACCTTCTGTGGGACACCCGACTACATCGCTCCAGAG ATCCTGCTGGGTCAGAAGTACAACAGCTCAGTGGACTGGTGGTCGTTTGGAGTGCTGCTGTACGAGATGCTGATCGGTCAGTCTCCGTTCCACGGCCGCGATGAAGAGGAGCTGTTTCAATCCATACGAACTGACAACCCCGTTTATCCCCGCTGGCTCACCAAAGACGCCAAGAACATTCTGATTGAG CTGTTCGTGAGGGAGCCCGAGGAGCGCCTGGGAGTGAAGGGAAACATCAGACAGCACAATTTCTTCAGCAGCACTGACTGGACCTCCCTGGAACAACGGAAGGTGGCGCCGCCCTTCACGCCAATATTA ACGTCGCCCAGTGACTGCAGTAACTTTGACAAAGAGTTTATCAACGAGAAGCCCCGGCTCTCGTGTGCCGACCGGACGCTCATCAACAGCGTTGACCAGACGATGTTCAGAAACTTCTCCTTTGTCAACTCGGGGATGGCTCGCAACGCAGCACGCTGA
- the tbc1d30 gene encoding TBC1 domain family member 30 isoform X2 — protein sequence MAQGIKTEADHAGVDTRLKFTIEPSLGKNGFQQWYDALKAVARLPTGIPKEWRKRVWLTLADQYLHSISIDWEKTLRFAFNERSNPDDDSLGIQIVKDLHRTGCSSYCGQEGEQDRVVLKRVLLAYARWNKSVGYCQGFNVLAALILEVTEGHESDALKVMIYLIDKVLPESYFANNLRALSVDMAVFRDLLRLKLPRLSQHLSHLQKAANREAGGSYEPPLTNVFTMQWFLTMFATCLPAPTVLKIWDSVFFEGSEVLFRVALAIWERLGERIEYCHTADEFYSTMGCLTQEMLENNLIDPPELMQEVYSMAVFPFPQLAELREKYTYNITPFPTSVKTSASGGLGSWESDDDADMDDEDSVVTALGCLGPLGGLLAPELQRYQKHIKDQRGEQGNIAELSPGAVGAGGGGGGGGGARAEHQAAINSMMMERMSTDIYALKKQYTRIKRRQQEQAMQLYIRTDKCPATRVLASQLNPSSSVINHLLLGRKPRGDPWCSRPTSTSTSTLPGSRPASLSQSQGSPARQRCGSLLSNSTASPGSSGGDGGSPWRAHVRVHRRNIARARAQLGFEDSEEREDNEEKEEEGGSARFVGEEERRIEENERDDEEQKEGSDSSVSPSPDPSGTASVCKDALQVADGTEEAEVAEVVVQLDSLDLEDESNLTSPNNANPNTQPPISESKPAPQVHLLPPPPSSNRHKESDSSGSESSTASDRHFPSITLPPPHHSFNSSPSTLSPSPSPAPTLASLGPSCSSSPTPPSTPAPSSTSCLPSSPSADGFSSLTLSASSFYKTSSPSTPSLSSISSSSRSRLSSSPSTPALSSSTPKQQVFSPFPSVKQPRKSAAARNLGLYGPTSRTPTVHFPQLSRNLNRSSAAGTTGSR from the exons GAGTTGACACGAGGCTGAAGTTTACAATCGAACCATCGCTGGGAAAGAATGGATTCCAGCAG TGGTACGACGCCCTTAAAGCGGTGGCTAGGCTCCCTACTGGGATACCAAAGGAATGGAGGAAGAGG gtTTGGCTAACACTAGCAGACCAGTACCTCCACAGTATCTCTATTGACTGGGAGAAGACGCTTCGTTTCGCATTTAACGAGCGTAGCAACCCTGACGATGACTCCCTCGGCATCCAAATCGTCAAG GACCTGCACAGGACGGGCTGCAGTTCGTACTGTGGccaggagggagagcaggacAGGGTGGTGCTGAAGAGGGTGCTGCTGGCATACGCCCGCTGGAATAAAAGTGTGGGCTACTGCCAAGGATTCAACGTACTGGCTGCACTCATACTGGAAGTTACAGAGGGCCATGAGAGCGATGCActaaag GTGATGATCTATCTGATTGACAAAGTGCTGCCTGAGAGTTATTTTGCCAACAACCTGCGAGCGTTGTCAG TGGACATGGCGGTGTTCAGAGACCTGCTGCGTCTAAAGCTGCCTAGACTGTCCCAGCATCTCTCCCACCTTCAGAAAGCTGCCAACAGAGAGGCTGGAG GCAGCTACGAGCCTCCGTTGACCAACGTGTTCACAATGCAGTGGTTCCTCACCATGTTCGCCACCTGCCTGCCGGCCCCCACCGTGCTGAAGATCTGGGACTCTGTTTTCTTTGAGGGTTCAGAGGTGCTGTTTCGGGTCGCCCTCGCCATCTGGGAGAGACTGGGAGA GAGGATCGAGTACTGTCACACAGCAGACGAGTTTTACAGCACCATGGGCTGTCTCACTCAGGAGATGCTAGAGAACAACCTCATCGATCCTCCTGAACTCATGCAG GAGGTTTACTCCATGGCAGTTTTTCCTTTCCCTCAACTGGCTGAGCTGAGAGAGAAATACACCTACAACATCACTCCGTTCCCTACGTCAGTCAAAACCAGTGCCAG TGGCGGTCTGGGCAGCTGGGAGAGCGATGACGATGCCGACATGGACGATGAAGACTCTGTGGTGACGGCGCTCGGTTGCCTGGGTCCCCTGGGGGGCTTACTGGCCCCCGAGCTGCAGAGGTACCAGAAACATATCAAAG ACCAgcgaggagagcagggaaacaTCGCAGAGCTGAGCCCAGGAGCGGTGGGAgctggagggggaggaggagggggaggaggtgcCAGGGCGGAGCATCAAGCCGCAATCAACAGCATGATGATGGAGAGAATGAGCACTGACATCTACGCCCTGAAGAAGCAATATACGCGCATCAAAAGGCGGCAGCAGGAGCAGGCTATGCAACTCTACATACGCACAG ACAAGTGCCCCGCCACCCGTGTCCTGGCCTCCCAACTCAACCCTTCCAGCTCAGTAATCAATCACCTCCTTCTGGGTCGGAAACCACGCGGAGATCCCTGGTGCTCCAGACCCACATCCACGAGCACATCAACACTACCAGGGTCCCGACCTGCTTCTCTGTCCCAGAGTCAGGGCTCCCCAGCCAGGCAGCGCTGTGGCTCGCTGCTCTCCAACAGTACTGCTTCTCCAGGGAGCTCTGGAGGAGACGGAGGGTCGCCCTGGCGCGCTCACGTCCGGGTACATCGAAGGAATATAGCCAGGGCCCGAGCACAGCTGGGCTTTGAAGATTCAGAGGAAAGGGAAGACAatgaggagaaggaggaagaagGAGGATCTGCGAGATTCGTTggtgaagaggagaggaggattgAGGAAAATGAGAGAGATGATGAGGAGCAGAAAGAGGGGAGTGACTCCTCTGTGTCTCCGTCTCCTGATCCCTCTGGTACAGCATCAGTGTGCAAAGATGCTCTACAGGTGGCAGATGGGACAGAAGAAGCAGAAGTTGCAGAGGTGGTAGTGCAACTGGACTCCCTGGATCTAGAGGATGAATCAAATCTGACCTCCCCCAACAACGCAAACCCAAATACACAACCCCCAATATCAGAGTCTAAACCTGCACCCCAAGTCCACCTTCTCCCTCCTCCGCCATCCtcaaacagacacaaagagtCTGATTCCTCAGGTTCAGAGAGTAGCACCGCCTCCGACAGACACTTTCCCTCCATCACTTTACCTCCACCTCACCACTCCTTCAACTCCTCACCTTCCACCCTGAGTCCATCCCCCTCTCCGGCGCCTACATTGGCTTCTCTCGGTCCGTCCTGCTCGTCCTCTCCTACACCACCCTCCACCCCAGCGCCAAGCTCCACATCCTGCCTACCATCATCCCCTTCAGCTGACGGCTTCTCATCTCTCACTCTTTCCGCATCGTCGTTTTACAAAACTTCCTCCCCCTCCACTCCTTCACTTTCCTCTATCTCTTCCTCGTCCAGATCTCGTTTATCCTCCTCCCCGTCAACCCCAGCGCTCTCGTCCTCCACTCCTAAACAGCAGGTCTTTTCCCCGTTCCCTAGCGTGAAGCAACCCAGGAAATCGGCAGCAGCCAGAAATCTCGGCCTCTACGGTCCAACATCCAGAACACCCACAGTACACTTCCCTCAGCTTAGCCGCAACCTTAATCGTAGTAGTGCTGCCGGTACAACCGGGAGCCGATGA